In the Rhea pennata isolate bPtePen1 chromosome 4, bPtePen1.pri, whole genome shotgun sequence genome, CCCTCACTCCCCCGTGTCCTCACTGCCCCATGCCTGCATCGCCCCACGCCCTCACTCCCCCACGTCCTCACTGCCCCATGCCTGCATTGCCCCACGCCCTCACTCCCCCACGTCCTCACTGCCCCTTGCCTGCATCGCCCCATGCCCTCACTCCCCCGTGTCCTCACTGCCCCATGCCTGCATCGCCCCACGCCCTCACTCCCCCACGTCCTCACTGCCCCTTGCCTGCATCGCCCCACGCCCTCACTCCCCCATGTCCTCACTGCCCCATGCCTGCATCGCCCCACGCCCTCACTCCCCCGTGTCCTCACTGCCCCATGCCTGCATCGCCCCATGCCCTCACTCCCCCGTGTCCTCACTGCCCCTTGCCTGCATCGCCCCATGCCCTCACTCCCCCGTGTCCTCACTGCCCCATGCCTGCATCGCCCCATGCCCTCACTCCCCCGTGTCCTCACTGCCCCATGCCTGCATCGCCCCATGCCCTCACTCCCCCGTGTCCTCACTGCCCCATGCCTGCATCGCCCCATGCCCTCACTCCCCCACGTCCTCACTGCCCCATGCCTGCATCGCCCCATGCCCTCACTCCCCCACGTCCTCACTGCCCCATGCCTGCATCGCCCCATGCCCTCACTCCCCCGTGTCCTCACTGCCCCATGCCTGCATCGCCCCATGCCCTCACTCCCCCACGTCCTCACTGCCCCATGCCTGCATCGCCCCATGCCCTCACTCCCCCATGTCCTCACTGCCCCATGCCTGCATCGCCCCATGCCCTCACTCCCCCGTGTCCTCACTGCCCCATGCCTGCATCGCTCCATGCCCTCACTCCCCCACGTCCTCACTGCCCCATGCCTGCATCGCTCCATGCCCTCACTCCCCCACGTCCTCACTGCCCCATGCCTGCATCGCCCCATGCCCTCACTCCCCCACGTCCTCACTGCCCCATGCCTGCATCGCCCCATACCCTCACTCCCCCGTGTCCTCACTGCCCCATGCCTGCATCGCCCCATGCCCTCACTCCCCCATGTCCTCACTGCCCCCATGCCTGCATCGCCCCACACCCTCACTCCCCCATGTCCTCACTGCCCCATGCCTGCATCACCCCATGCCCTCCCTCCCGTATGTCCTCACTGCCCCACACTTGCATTGCCCCACGCTTGCATTGCCCCatgccctccctcccccatgCCCTCACAACCACATGCCTGCACTGCCCCATGCCTGCACAGCCCTGTGCCTGCACTGCCCCATGCCCATGCTGCCCCATGCCTGCATTGCCCTATGCCTACAGAGCCCTGTGTCCCTGCTCCCCCGTGCTGGTCCTGCCATGTCCTCTCCATGCCCTGTGTCCGTGCTGCCCCATGCCCTCGCTTCCCCATGCCCATGCCACTCTGTGTCTTGGgtttactttttctcctctctgactCAGAGCTTTGTCCTTTAGCAAAGGCCACCCACTGGGACTTTTCCCTCTGCACAGGGCTGTCATTTAGGAACTGTGACCTGCTCCATGCTTGGGGATCGCTTCCCTTTCCCAGTCCCTTGGGGGCAGGAAATTGCAGCCACAGCCCTCACCTCCACTTCCCTGCAagctgctgtgctgggcagCATCCCTGCTCCAtctctgctcctcccctccctggggACTGGCCCCAGCCAGTGCCTGCAGCGCCTGTTCCCCATGCTGGGCATTGGCGCCCCCATCGCGGCCCTACCTTGCAGGTGAACAAGGACCTGGAGGGCACAGAGGAGATGAGCCTCCAGGAGGATGCTCGGCGAGTGCGCATCAGCTGCCGCGACCCCTATGCCAGCCCCACCTGGAGCCCCTGGAGTGCCTGGCAGGAGGTGGAGGTGGCCCAGCAGCGGGGACCGGCGGTGCACTGACACCTGCCTGTGTGGCCGCCGCCCCACCATGCCCCATGGGGCCGGGGGACACCCAGCCCAAAGCCCACTGGCGTCCACAGGAGTTGGGGCCCGGCGTGGGCTTGGCCACAACACTGCAGCAGACCCTGGCACCCACGGCTGGTAACACCTTTTACTTTGCAGTGggattttctctctctattaAAGAACCGAGCTTGGCTTTGCTAAGAAGAAGCTGGTTGAAGCTTTGCACGTGTGAAGTGGGGACACGGGTCCCTTGGGGCTGCCGGGCAGCGGGGTGGCTCAGCAACAAGGCCGGGCTCAGCCCACTCACCAGGTGCAGCCAGTCCCGCACGGGCTCgtgcagctctgggctccctcCCACGGGGTCCTGCCGGGGCCCCACGGCCTGCatggggccaggccaggccaggcggGCCCAGAGCAGTGCACAGAGCCTCACCCCCACCAGTGCTGACTGCCCATgcgccgcagccccccagccccagccggcggcaggcagagctggcacCTGCACGGGAGGCTCCAGGTGCCCAAACTGGCCCATGCCTTACACGTGGCTGCTCACCTTGGACCCCCCTATTCCTCATCAGCTCCCCCCAAATCTCCCCTTGCTGCGGGTCACTGCGGCACCCTTGCTGGGCCCCATGTGCAGCATCCCAGGAGGGGATGTGCTGCCACACACCCAGGGCACatgagcagggctgggaggaagCACAGGCAGGAAACCTGCTGTCCCCACCGCCCGGCAGGCAGGGAGCCCAGGTGCCCCTCCGACACCTTCCACCCCAGACATGCCAGGCCCCAGGGCAGACAGAGACATGGCCACAGCACAGGGGCCAAAGCTCAGCTTTGTGCCATGGCCACAGAGCACCCCATGGCCGGGGTGATGCTGCCCCCCTCAACATCCCTGCAGGGCgcccagctggcagcccctGTGTCTCCTGGCCAGCTCTGGGCCCTGGCTCCTTGCCCGAGACCTGGAGCACAGGGACCTGCCAGGGGCACCGGCCCCATCACCACAGACTGCCCAGCTCAGAGTAATGCCATGGGACGTTTATTGAGGTGCTTCCACATGGGCCAGGGCCGGgaccccagccctgctgctgctccggAGAGGCTGGTGAGAGTGTGCAGCCCAGCGGGCACTGCCCTCCTGGGGTGCCAGGGCCTCCCTGGACAGGGTCTGAGTGGTCCTGGAGTCTAGATGTCCAGAGGGGCCAGTGGTCCTACAGCTTGAGAGCCTGGGGGTCCCAAGACGTGGGAATCCCAGGGCTCTGGGGATCCTGCAGCACAGACGTCCAGGGCTCCCTGGGTGTGGGGGTCCAGGGGGACCCAGATGTCCAAGATCCCACAGCATGGAGATCTGGGTGGTCCTGGGATCCTGTCAtgatggggctgcagagcccaagcgcagctcttctccctccagcATCTCCCTGCAAGAGACATGGCCCGGGCTGAGCCCTGCGCCCGGCCTGGcccagccccctccctcccccctggCCTGCGTACCGGTACGCGGCGATCTCCACATCCAGGGCCATGCGGAGCCGCAGCAGCGCTGGGTATTCCCGAAGGCACCGGGCCATCTCCTGCTCGGCCTCACTGATCTCCcgctccagctctgccacccGCTCCTGTGGGCCCGGATGGTCAGGGCTACCAGGCCCAGTCCAGCCTCATGGGACCCAAGCGTTTGGGTCCCCTCAGCCCCACCTGGACTCTTTTCCCCCTGAACTCCAGGCGTCCAGGCCCGCCCCTCTCAATCTCAAAACCCAGAAGCTGGGCTACCCTTCTCCATGAACCCTGGTGcctgagccccccccccccgcccccttccaGGCTATCCagccccccttcccctccagaGCCATGCACCCAGGCCCCCCTCAACCTCACCTGGCTCCCCTTCCCCCAGGAAAGCCAAGCACCCAGACTCCCTCCCAAACCCAGGTacactgcccccccccccgctcctcccagccccccccccttccccaggtGTGCACCACACCCTCCCCCAAACCTAGATGTCTGGGCCCTCCTCAACCCAGGCCCCTTTGTCCCCACCTTGCCCCTCAGCCCAGGcctccctgctcctctcacCCCCATCcagctcccccccaccccctctcCCAAACCCAGAGATCCTGGCGCTCCCACCCCCAAACCCAGGAGTCCAGGTGCACCCTCCCTCCTAGGACACCAGGCGTCCCCCTCCCTGATCCCCAATGTCCCCCATCCCCGATCCCTGGTGCCCGCCCCTGCCCTGGCCCTAGGGGACCCGGTGTCAGGGCCCCTCCCCGATCCCTGGTGTCTGCCCTCCCCCGGCTCCAGGCATCCGCCCCTCCCCTGATCCCCGGTGtccggccccccggccccgatGTCCGCCCTCCCCCGACCCCACTCACCCGCCCCCCCGTGTCCGCGTCCGGCCCCCTccccaggcgtccgggccgcggccccgggcgcacCTGGTACTTGGCGAGCTCGCCGCTCCGCCGGTCGCGCAGTCCCTCCAGCTGCCGGTGCAGCGCGCCCacggccccgcgcagcgcctccacctcggcggcgcgggcgcgcagcAGCCGCCGGTACCCGGCCGCCTCGGCGCGGGCGCGCAGCACCGCCTCGCCGCCCCGGcaccgcggccgcggccgggccgggggccggggccagcCCTCGGCCGCCAGCGCGCAGGCGGCGGCTCCGTCGTCCCGCCCgacggggccggggccggggccggggccggggccggccgcgctCATCCCGGTGGCTCTGCGGCGGCGCCGCAGCGGCTCCCCCCGGTAAAACGGGGCCGCGTCACGGAGCCGCAGCCAATCCCGACACCGGGGAACCGGCAccggccgcgccccccccccccttcccggGAACActgccggcgccggcgggaCCTGCTCCCGCCCGACGGGCCTGCAGGCGGGGACGGGGTCCTGCCGCACCCGGAGAGGGTCCCGCCCGGGGCCCCCTCCCCTGCAAcgccggctcccggctcccgcgcccgcgcccgccgggccccgcagGTGCCGCCGGCCCGTTGAGCCCCGGGCAGCGCTGGCAGCACCATGGACAGCGACGGGGCGGGTTGGGGTGGGGGAGGCGCTGGGGTTAGGGGTGGAGGTGGGGGTTAACGGCAAGAGTAGGGGTCAGGGTTAGGTTTGAGGTTGGGATGAGGGTCAGGGTTGGAGCCAAGGCCGAGTTTGGGGTTATGGTAGGGACCAGGTCTGGGATTAGGGTTATGGTTAGAATTAGGGTGGGAGCTGGAGTGGGGATTGGTATTATGGTTAGGtttggggtggtggtggggttgGGGTTATAGTTGGGCTAGTGTTAGAGTTGGGGTTACAGTAGGAAGTGAGGTTAAGGTTGAGGTTAGAGTTAGGATTAGGTCTGAGTGGGGGTTAGGGTAAGGTTTAAATTTGCAGTTGGTGTTAGGGTTGGGGCCATGCACTGCCGTGGACCATGGCCTGAGCTGGCCCAGATGGGGCTCCCCATGGCTGGGCATAATGTTGCCACAGTCAGGGGCGTTGCCCCATCCTGGTAGTCTTGGCATGGCCAAGGCTGGCTGGAGTGGGTCAGGGCTGGGACCATCTGGGATTGAGGGTTTCGCCCCTATGGCCTGGGGAGAGTAGGGCAGGGGACCAGCCTCATTCAGCTTGGGGAGGTCTGCCCTGTGGTCCTTGCCCCATCACAGGAGAAGAGGGGACACTCAGGGGATCATTACGGGAAAGGATGTGTCACAGGCCAGAGTGAAAGAAGGTTGCTGGAGCAGGgagatttctgcagctggaaaacCCTGGCAGACACCTCTGCCTCCATGTGGGACTAATAAACTCCAGGTCACACTAGGCCAAAAGTTCAGTCCTTCACCAAAACACAGGCAGCTTGGACAGGAGGGGAAGTGAGTCCTGGGAACCAGAGGCTCACAGGGCTGGAGTGAGGCATGAGAGTAGCCAGTAGGCCACGCACAACTGCCCGATGTGGCCTGAAAGCTGGTGCAATCCTCCGATGTGGCGGGGAATCTTGTGTCCATCATCAGTGCCACTGCGGGAATGGCATGTCTGGGCCCATGAGCTGGCAAACCAGCAGGCACAGAgtctgggggcactgggagcccAGGCCAGGCGGCAAACAAGCTCTGTCTGTCCAGCCCCTCAGAGGAGAGCAGGGGCCATGCCAGCCTGAGAGAGGCTCCTCTTCCAGCCAGGTAGCTGGAAAACTCCAACTCGGATAAGGCATGTGTTTGCGAGTGATGTAATCTACCACTGGAACCAGTTACCAAGGGCAGTGGGAGATTTTCCATCACTGGGAATGTGTAAATCTGGGAAGGCAGGTTCCCTGTCCACACTGGGATCCTCCCTCCCAGGACAGGATCAGCACTGGATCAGCCCtgtggggagcagggcagcctggcctggcctgAGGATATGCTGATGGGGATCAGGCCCTGTGCTGTGACCTGCCTGGCGAGGGGAACCATCTCCATGCAGTGCTGGAGCCACTCCCTGCCGCAGTGGGCTGGGACTGGGAGCCCCTGGGAAaggggcagcaggaggcagggagaggcaCCCATGGCCTGGGGGAACCCCAGCCCTGGGCTTCCCAGCAGGATCCAGGCAGAAAAGGGGCCACCCATGGCCATGCAGCACTCAAGTCAGTGGTCGGCAGAGCCTCGGAGTCCACCCGCAGGGGCTCATCCACCGCCCCGGAGCACTGGGCGGCTGGGATGGCTGCTTACTCCGGGACGGCAAGGCAGGAGCCAGGTGGGGCTGGCCACAGTATGGGGAAGGCAAGGGGAGGGGGCTGCCATGCAGGAGCCTTCCTGGGAAACAGAAACCCCCTTCCTGCCACGGGGATGGAGGTACAGGCTCCGACCCCGCTGGCCGCCTCCTGCCCACCACCTCCACTGAGTCCGAGGCCCCCAGGGAGCAGGGGCCAGGCAGTCCCCTCTGCTCCGCAGTGGGCTCACACCACAGAGGCCACCCCTGAGACGGATGTCACCTTATTGTCCTCAGCCCAGGGCTGCAGGTTCTGCAGGGCGTAGAGGGAGGAGTTGTGCATGCAGAGCGGGTCCTGGGGCAGCGGCTGGCTCAGGCTCTTCTGGAAGGCCTCCTGCTGCAGGTGCAGCATCAGACGGTTGGCCTGCTGGCGCTCCGCCTCGCGCTCCTCCGCCGTCTGCCTCCtgccagcacaggcagcagctccagccccgccaCCCCCCACCCCTGCATCCGGCTCCCAGAGCCACGTCCCGCTCCCAGCACCACTGCATCCCGCCCGGGGCTGCAGGCaccagggctgggctgggcgtGTGGGGCTGCTCCATGCCTTGTGGCCCCTGTGCCATGCACACCGTGGGGATGGGGTCCTGCACCGCTCCAGCCCAGGCTCTCCACAGGGGTGGTGCGGGAGCAACAGATACTGGGAGCAAAAGACGCTGGCcacggggctggggctggccggGAGGTGGCAGCGGGCGCCCGCCCCTCGGCTCGGCCCGTGACGCTGCCCCGGCCCCAGTACCTCCACTTGGTGCGGCGGTTCTGGAACCAGGTTTTGACCTGGGCATCTGTCATCTTGAGGGCCTTGGCCAGGGTGGCGCGTTCGGCCGATGCCAGGTACTTCTGGCGGTGGAAGCGCTTCTCCAGCTCGCAGATCTGCACCCGGCTGAAGGAGGTGCGCGGCTTCTTCCGCTTGGGCGGCGTGCGGTTCTGGTAGGGGTGCCCGATCCGCCGGGTTGCCGCGAAGGGCGACAGCGCAGCTGCaccagagcagagcggggcgCGCGGGTGAGGGGGCTGTGCCAGGGACCCCGGCCAGGCAAGGGGGCAGCTCCCAGCATGGCAAGGCTCggccggggccgtggggcacAGCAGGAGGCAGCGCGGGAACACGGATCAGGACGCTCGGGCTGGGTGAAGGGCAAAAGCGAGTGCTGTAGGGAGCAAGGGGCTCCGTGCAGCAGCAGGACGCTGGGTCGGGGGCTccagggagggcagaggagaggaggcGCCTGGTAGCAGGGACAACCTGGGTCACCCCAaagctgctcacctgggcccAGGAACAGCTGAAAACATGGTAGGTGTTTCCTCCTCAGCTCACTGTCACACTTCTGATGTGTCCTGCAGCCCCCGGGATCGAGGATCCCTGGGGTTGGGGTGCCTCTGGCCCCGCAGTGCAGTCTGCATCAGCCCAGTCCAAGGGCCGGTTGGGGTCAGCAAGGCCCCGGCAGCACAGATGTGCCCCTCCCTGAGCACAGAGCCACCGTCGCAGACCCTGCTGGTGCTTCCCAGGCCTCCAGACTGGGCTCAGCCCTCTCTGGGGAGGGGACAGCATCCCCAGAGACATCAGGAGGCAGCTAATGTCTCCCTCCGCACGCCACCACGTCCGGGCTGGCCACCCGCCAGCTGCCCGGGAAATGCAGGGGCCAGGGGAAGGGCCTGTCCCTGGCGCACAGCCAGCACGAGCCCGGGACAGTGCAGCCAGCCTGCGGGTCCCGTCCCcacagggagctgctgctgccaggtgGAACCTGGGGACGCTCAGGGCTCACGGCAGCAAAGGCACCAGGAGCCCTTGGTGGAGCTGGGAGCCCGGTGTGGAGCCCAGCTCCAAGGAGCCATCACTGGTGCACccagcacagctggcacaggGGAATCTGGCTCCAAGGAGCCATGGCTGGGGCTCCTGGCACAGCCAGCACACGGGAACCCGGCTCCAAGGAGCCATCGCTGGTGCACCCAGCACAGCCGGTATACAGGGAACCCGGCTCCAAGGAGCCATCGCTGGTGCACCCAGCACAGCTGGCACATGGGAACCTGGCTCCAAGGAGCCATCGCTGGGGCTCCCGGCACAGCCGGTACACAGGGAACCCAGCTCCAAGGAGCCATCGCTGGTGCTTCCAGCACAGCCGGCACATGGGAACCCAGCACTCAGGGACTGCAGCTGTTGCCCAGCAGCGATCACCGGCTCCGCAGGAGCAGGGCTCGGCATGGCGGAAGGGAGGCCCAAAGGGCGGCAGTGCCCTGTGTAAGCGGAGCCCTGGCCAGCCCCAACTGGCCCCACGCAGCCCCTGGGTGCAGCCCGGCACCCGGCTCAGAGCCCCCATGCACAGCCAGAGCTGCCTCCCGCCCAGCACCCACGGCTCGGCGGCACGGGGCGGGACGCCAGGCTCCCCGCCGGCGAGGGGTGGAAGCAGTTGACGCAGGTGGAGCCGCGCAGTTGGGGGGAAAGACGCCCCTGCGCTCCCCTCCCTGCAGCGGGCGGCCCCTCGCCGCAAACAGATGCTGACAGCCTGGAGACCACCCCAAggccggcggcggaggcgcTGAGTGATGGCCATGGCTGGGAGACCCCGTGCCGGGGAGGGGCCGCCCCATCCACCCACCACTGGCGCCAGGCAGGAGACGGGGACGTCACCCGCAGCTCCTGCACGGGGATGGTGCTTCGTCACCGCGGGGGCAGATGGGTGGGCCAGGAGGTGAACCCGGCTCTGCTGGCGCCCAGGCTGGGGCTCTGCAGGCTCCGGCGCCTCCCGCCACCTGTGCCGGCAGGGCCCCACTCCCTCCCCGGGGACGCACAACCGCAGCGCTCGACCGGCCTCGAGCACCCGCCGTGCCCGGCGCCCCAGCCATGGTGGTCGAGGCGGCCGAGCGGCTCAGCAGGAGCAACACGATGCGGACGTGGCAGCGCCGCCATCTTGGGAAGGCGCCTCTGGCTGAGCCGAGCTGAGCCAAGCCGAGCTGAGCCTTCTCCGCACCAGCACTTCAGCCTCGGCACTCAGCACCCAGCACCTGAGCATCCAAGCCCAGGCACTCAGCACCTTCTCCTCTGCATGCAGCATTCAGCACCCTGGCCCTGTCTGCAAACACAAGGCACTCCAGCTATGTCCACAATCAGCACCCAGC is a window encoding:
- the TLX2 gene encoding T-cell leukemia homeobox protein 2, whose translation is REGGGPAPPPHEPISFGIDQILSGPEPPGGGAGPARAAGEPDYGLYGGGYGPACSLGSYNLNMSMNVSVNVTPAPAAPPAGVIRVPAHRPAPAAPPAAPQPVPGLSGLTFPWMETTRRIAKDRLSAALSPFAATRRIGHPYQNRTPPKRKKPRTSFSRVQICELEKRFHRQKYLASAERATLAKALKMTDAQVKTWFQNRRTKWRRQTAEEREAERQQANRLMLHLQQEAFQKSLSQPLPQDPLCMHNSSLYALQNLQPWAEDNKVTSVSGVASVV
- the LOC134139733 gene encoding alpha-internexin-like; the protein is MSAAGPGPGPGPGPVGRDDGAAACALAAEGWPRPPARPRPRCRGGEAVLRARAEAAGYRRLLRARAAEVEALRGAVGALHRQLEGLRDRRSGELAKYQERVAELEREISEAEQEMARCLREYPALLRLRMALDVEIAAYREMLEGEELRLGSAAPS